A DNA window from Selenomonas sp. oral taxon 126 contains the following coding sequences:
- a CDS encoding Hsp20 family protein → MFRPLPFNLRENAEKGQEILGKALETVMEHSFNPFDKVGGMLFPFRVDVIDCENCYELFAELPGFTKDAIEVSYNEDGRLKIKAERVVPEESETKYLCHERKAGVVERSFLIDDVDEAEVSVSYEAGILHVILPKLEVKKSCRVFTIQ, encoded by the coding sequence ATGTTTCGTCCATTGCCGTTCAATCTGAGAGAGAATGCGGAGAAGGGGCAGGAGATTCTGGGGAAGGCGCTTGAAACCGTGATGGAGCATTCCTTTAATCCGTTCGACAAGGTGGGCGGCATGCTCTTCCCGTTCCGCGTCGACGTGATCGATTGCGAGAACTGCTACGAGCTGTTCGCAGAACTCCCCGGCTTTACGAAGGACGCCATCGAGGTCTCCTACAATGAAGACGGACGCCTCAAGATCAAGGCGGAGCGCGTTGTGCCGGAGGAATCCGAGACGAAGTATCTCTGCCACGAGCGCAAGGCGGGTGTTGTCGAGCGTTCCTTCCTCATCGACGATGTGGATGAGGCGGAGGTATCCGTATCCTATGAGGCGGGGATTCTCCATGTGATCCTGCCGAAGCTCGAGGTAAAGAAGTCTTGCCGCGTCTTTACGATTCAGTAA
- a CDS encoding CheR family methyltransferase gives MTEDRDWEQFKQKLKAKTEIDLDLYKEPQMKRRINNLITRAGYKGCEEYFDHVCENKDDFAAFIEYLTINVSEFFRTPEKFSKLETDVIPDLLKRSSKLNIWSAGCSIGAEPYSLAIIMKEMTPGTRHRILASDLDIEILAKAKRGVYTADEIKSMAPERRRKYFDADGDHFAVKSEIKSMIEFKRHNLLQDKFETGFDLILCRNVVIYFTDEAKDQLYRHFFEALKPGGILFVGATESILNFRKMGYTSFQPFFYQRPLES, from the coding sequence ATGACCGAAGATCGCGACTGGGAGCAGTTCAAACAGAAGCTCAAGGCAAAGACGGAGATCGATCTCGACCTCTATAAAGAGCCGCAGATGAAGCGCCGAATCAACAATTTGATCACGCGCGCGGGTTACAAGGGCTGTGAGGAGTATTTCGATCATGTCTGTGAGAACAAGGATGATTTTGCCGCATTCATCGAGTATCTGACAATCAACGTGTCGGAGTTCTTCCGCACGCCGGAGAAGTTCAGCAAGCTCGAGACGGATGTCATCCCCGATCTGCTGAAACGCTCGTCGAAGCTGAATATCTGGAGCGCGGGCTGTTCCATCGGCGCGGAGCCATATTCGCTCGCGATCATCATGAAGGAGATGACGCCGGGGACGCGGCACCGCATTCTCGCCTCCGACCTCGACATCGAGATTCTGGCAAAGGCAAAGCGCGGCGTCTATACGGCGGATGAGATCAAGAGCATGGCGCCCGAGCGCCGCCGCAAGTATTTCGATGCGGATGGCGATCACTTTGCCGTGAAGTCCGAGATCAAGAGCATGATCGAGTTCAAGCGTCACAATCTCCTGCAGGACAAGTTCGAGACAGGCTTCGATCTGATTCTCTGCCGCAACGTCGTCATCTACTTTACGGATGAGGCGAAGGATCAGCTCTATCGTCATTTCTTCGAGGCTCTGAAGCCGGGCGGCATTCTCTTCGTCGGGGCAACGGAGTCGATTCTGAACTTCCGCAAGATGGGCTATACGAGCTTCCAGCCGTTCTTCTATCAGCGGCCGCTTGAGTCATGA
- a CDS encoding phenylacetate--CoA ligase, which translates to MTGTMLTEEQRLSLLLRQIKWAEEKTAFYRSAFERAGVSVASVSSFAEMARLPFWEHAEEEGADAPFFMLTLPLSGLLRMSLLHDGVEPGRIHCYTQGDVARQVQTVTDMLAACGVNRANTVLLVGNFTDSRTLDLQYALDAIGAAVLPCAGGAAAAQLLRAAVPDTIITWEHELPTLEKCLGDIAVHRLITVGTHVAPQEVSCSLADRMGARHTHIFTHAQMGALIGAACNAGAGIHLEERLFYAEVIDEAGHSSRADGAYGELVLSTIAAEAMPALRYRTGVRVRLARGQCGCGSVQLLITEG; encoded by the coding sequence ATGACGGGCACGATGCTCACAGAGGAGCAGCGGCTCTCGCTTCTCCTGCGTCAGATCAAGTGGGCGGAGGAAAAGACAGCGTTCTATCGCTCTGCGTTTGAACGTGCGGGCGTCAGTGTTGCATCCGTCTCGTCATTTGCGGAGATGGCGCGTCTGCCGTTTTGGGAGCATGCAGAGGAAGAGGGGGCGGACGCCCCTTTTTTCATGCTCACGCTGCCGCTCTCAGGCCTGCTGCGCATGAGTCTGCTGCACGACGGCGTGGAGCCGGGCAGAATTCACTGCTATACGCAGGGTGATGTGGCGCGTCAGGTACAGACCGTGACGGATATGCTTGCCGCGTGCGGCGTGAATCGCGCGAATACGGTGCTGCTCGTGGGAAACTTTACGGACAGTCGGACACTCGATCTGCAATATGCGCTTGATGCAATCGGGGCGGCAGTCCTGCCGTGCGCCGGAGGAGCGGCAGCAGCGCAGCTGCTGCGGGCAGCTGTGCCCGACACCATCATCACATGGGAGCATGAACTGCCCACGCTTGAAAAATGTCTTGGGGATATCGCTGTGCACCGATTGATTACAGTCGGCACGCACGTTGCGCCGCAGGAGGTTTCGTGCAGTCTTGCAGACCGCATGGGCGCGCGGCACACGCATATCTTCACGCACGCGCAGATGGGTGCGCTGATCGGTGCCGCCTGTAATGCGGGGGCGGGAATTCATCTCGAGGAGAGGCTGTTCTATGCCGAGGTCATTGACGAGGCGGGGCATAGCTCGCGGGCAGACGGTGCGTATGGCGAGCTCGTGCTCTCGACGATTGCGGCGGAGGCGATGCCTGCCCTGCGGTATCGCACGGGGGTGCGCGTGCGTCTTGCACGAGGGCAATGCGGCTGTGGGAGCGTACAGCTCCTGATCACGGAGGGGTGA
- the pyrF gene encoding orotidine-5'-phosphate decarboxylase — protein sequence MADERLIAALDVPTRAAAENLVARLGDSVSYYKVGMELFYALGGDIVTWLKGEGKQVFLDLKLHDIPNTVGNGLSSLLHLRPDILNVHTAGGLRMMREARESLQRAADKAGVPCPKLIGVTVLTSMDADDWAGLGHTGTIADAVLRRARLAQEAGLDGVVASPAETAEIRRICGDDFLIVTPGIRPAGVSHDDQRRVMTPAGAIRAGASQIVVGRAIYAAKDPRAAAKGILKKMEGI from the coding sequence ATGGCAGATGAACGGTTGATTGCGGCGCTCGATGTGCCGACGCGGGCGGCGGCAGAGAACCTCGTCGCGCGTCTCGGCGACAGCGTGAGTTACTACAAGGTGGGCATGGAACTCTTCTATGCGCTTGGCGGGGATATTGTCACGTGGTTGAAGGGCGAGGGAAAGCAGGTCTTTCTCGATCTGAAACTCCACGACATTCCCAATACGGTCGGCAATGGTCTGTCCTCACTGCTACACCTTCGTCCCGATATCCTGAATGTGCATACGGCGGGCGGGCTGCGGATGATGAGAGAGGCGCGTGAGTCGCTGCAGCGGGCGGCGGACAAAGCGGGTGTGCCCTGTCCGAAGCTGATCGGCGTCACCGTGCTCACGAGCATGGATGCGGACGACTGGGCGGGGCTCGGGCACACGGGGACGATTGCAGATGCGGTTTTGCGGCGCGCACGTCTCGCGCAGGAGGCAGGACTTGACGGTGTGGTTGCATCCCCTGCAGAGACGGCGGAGATTCGCCGCATCTGTGGTGATGATTTCCTCATTGTGACGCCGGGGATTCGTCCTGCGGGCGTTTCGCATGACGATCAGCGGCGCGTGATGACGCCGGCGGGTGCGATCCGCGCAGGGGCTTCGCAGATTGTCGTGGGGCGTGCCATCTACGCGGCGAAAGATCCGCGCGCAGCGGCAAAGGGGATTTTGAAGAAGATGGAGGGCATATGA
- the pyrE gene encoding orotate phosphoribosyltransferase yields the protein MTQEEVRTLLVKTGAIMDGHFLLTSGLHSPHYVEKFNVLQHPAYTAQLCAAMAEKFKDAEIETVVGPVTGGILLAHETGKSLGTRAIFTERVDGKMTFRRGFSLREGERVLIVEDIVTTGGSIKEVIEVVKAAGAVPVAVSMLVDRSGGKANFGDVPSTALLTMDVETYSPDTCPLCAKGVPMTKRGRTGK from the coding sequence ATGACGCAGGAGGAAGTACGCACGCTGCTCGTGAAGACGGGCGCGATTATGGACGGGCATTTTTTGCTGACCTCGGGGCTGCACAGCCCACACTATGTGGAGAAATTCAATGTGCTCCAGCACCCCGCATACACGGCGCAGCTCTGCGCGGCGATGGCGGAGAAGTTCAAAGACGCCGAGATTGAGACGGTGGTCGGCCCTGTGACGGGCGGCATCCTGCTCGCGCATGAGACGGGCAAGTCACTTGGGACACGCGCGATCTTTACGGAGCGCGTGGACGGGAAGATGACGTTCCGGCGTGGCTTCTCCCTGCGTGAGGGCGAGCGCGTGCTCATCGTCGAGGACATTGTGACGACAGGCGGCTCGATCAAGGAGGTCATCGAGGTGGTGAAGGCGGCGGGCGCTGTTCCCGTGGCGGTCTCCATGCTCGTCGACCGCAGCGGCGGCAAGGCGAACTTTGGCGATGTGCCGAGCACGGCGCTCCTCACGATGGATGTGGAGACGTACAGCCCCGATACCTGTCCGCTCTGCGCCAAGGGGGTTCCCATGACGAAGCGCGGGCGCACGGGCAAGTAA
- a CDS encoding methionine gamma-lyase family protein, whose protein sequence is MQRDELKALREDVVARAREAFARMDEVAEYNTRKVLDAMRACRVSDAHFGVSAGYAYSDLGREKLDELYARVFGAERALVRMQFVSGTHALATVLFGILRPGDQLVSITGAPYDTMQTVIGWAHESVGSLKEFGVLYDELPMQGGRVDMEGVDRVVTVRTKLALVQRSRGYSEREPLSIEDIRVVSARIKAANPNCIVFVDNCYGEFVDTVEPTEIADVDIMAGSLIKNPGGGLAPTGGYIVGRSDLVEAASYRLTAPGMGDELGASLISNRLLFQGLFLAPHVVAQALKGAVFAAGIFEGLGCRTFPRFTDARSDIIQAIVLGDAERMKAFARAIQAMSPVDSFAAPEPWDMPGYADQIIMAAGTFVQGASIELSADGPMREPYCIYLQGGLTFEHAALGVMAAAEAIL, encoded by the coding sequence GTGCAGAGGGATGAGCTGAAAGCACTGCGGGAGGATGTTGTCGCGCGTGCACGGGAGGCGTTTGCGCGCATGGATGAGGTCGCAGAGTACAACACGCGGAAGGTACTGGATGCCATGCGTGCATGCCGCGTCTCGGACGCGCATTTTGGTGTGAGCGCAGGCTATGCATACAGCGACCTCGGGCGCGAGAAGCTAGATGAGCTCTATGCACGCGTCTTTGGCGCGGAGCGGGCGCTTGTGCGCATGCAGTTCGTCTCGGGAACGCACGCGCTTGCAACGGTGCTCTTCGGCATCCTGCGCCCCGGCGATCAGCTTGTCTCGATCACGGGCGCACCCTACGATACAATGCAGACGGTGATCGGCTGGGCGCATGAGAGCGTCGGCTCGCTCAAGGAGTTCGGCGTACTCTACGACGAGCTGCCGATGCAGGGTGGGCGCGTGGATATGGAGGGCGTCGACCGCGTTGTGACGGTGCGGACGAAGCTCGCGCTTGTGCAGCGCTCGCGCGGCTACAGCGAGCGTGAGCCGCTCAGCATCGAGGACATCCGCGTGGTCAGCGCGCGCATCAAGGCGGCAAATCCGAACTGCATTGTGTTCGTGGACAACTGCTACGGGGAGTTTGTCGATACCGTCGAGCCGACGGAGATTGCGGATGTGGACATCATGGCGGGCTCGCTCATCAAGAATCCGGGCGGCGGGCTTGCGCCGACGGGCGGCTATATCGTGGGGCGCAGCGACCTCGTGGAGGCGGCGTCCTATCGTCTCACGGCGCCCGGGATGGGGGACGAGCTCGGTGCGAGTCTCATCTCGAACCGTCTGCTCTTTCAGGGGCTTTTCCTCGCGCCGCACGTCGTGGCGCAGGCGCTCAAGGGCGCAGTCTTTGCCGCAGGAATCTTCGAGGGGCTGGGCTGCCGCACGTTCCCGCGCTTTACAGATGCGCGCAGCGACATCATACAGGCGATTGTGCTTGGGGATGCGGAGCGGATGAAGGCGTTCGCGCGTGCGATTCAGGCGATGTCGCCCGTGGATTCGTTCGCCGCGCCCGAGCCGTGGGATATGCCGGGCTATGCCGATCAGATCATCATGGCGGCGGGGACGTTCGTGCAGGGCGCGTCGATCGAGCTGAGTGCAGACGGTCCCATGCGTGAGCCGTACTGCATCTATCTGCAGGGCGGGCTGACGTTTGAGCACGCGGCGCTCGGCGTGATGGCGGCGGCGGAAGCAATCCTTTGA
- a CDS encoding ABC transporter ATP-binding protein, with protein sequence MSVAIHIENAVKKYGDLTIIPGITEHIRNGEFFTLLGPSGCGKTTLLRMIAGFNSIEGGDILFNEQRINDIPAHKRNIGMVFQSYAIFPHLTVRQNVEYGLKLRDVPKGEMKEKVDRILDVVQIADYQDRLPERLSGGQQQRVALARAIVIHPSVLLMDEPLSNLDAKLRIEMRSAIREVQKKVGITTVYVTHDQEEALSISDRIAVMNKGEIQQTAQPQTIYERPWNIFVSTFIGHSNLFYGRVTKSGGAASVVFRSGFEMPMENLGAEAEDGMEIVISVRPEELSIQEDGLPCKVRTKVFLGKYINYSLDFDSEMILPNQASLEFSQDLGHATQQLEVGDTVHLRPNARKVNIFTADGSRNILKDVVRYE encoded by the coding sequence ATGAGCGTAGCGATTCATATCGAGAACGCTGTCAAGAAATACGGCGATCTCACGATCATTCCAGGGATTACGGAGCACATCCGCAACGGAGAGTTCTTCACACTGCTCGGCCCGTCGGGCTGCGGCAAGACGACGCTGCTGCGCATGATTGCGGGGTTCAACAGCATTGAGGGCGGCGACATCCTCTTCAATGAGCAGCGGATCAACGACATCCCTGCACACAAGCGCAACATCGGCATGGTGTTCCAGAGCTATGCGATCTTCCCACATCTGACGGTGCGTCAGAACGTGGAGTACGGGCTGAAGCTGCGCGATGTGCCAAAGGGGGAGATGAAAGAAAAGGTCGATCGCATCCTCGATGTCGTGCAGATTGCGGACTATCAGGATCGGCTCCCCGAACGCCTCTCGGGCGGACAGCAGCAGCGCGTGGCGCTTGCGCGTGCCATCGTCATTCATCCGAGCGTGCTTCTGATGGACGAACCTCTCTCGAACCTCGACGCGAAGCTGCGCATCGAGATGCGTTCCGCGATCCGCGAGGTACAGAAGAAGGTCGGAATCACGACGGTCTATGTCACGCATGATCAGGAGGAGGCGCTCTCCATCTCTGACCGCATTGCCGTCATGAACAAGGGCGAGATCCAGCAGACGGCACAGCCGCAGACGATCTATGAACGCCCGTGGAATATCTTTGTCTCGACCTTTATCGGACATTCGAACCTGTTCTATGGACGCGTAACGAAGTCGGGCGGGGCGGCGAGCGTGGTCTTCCGCAGCGGCTTTGAGATGCCGATGGAGAACCTCGGTGCGGAGGCAGAGGACGGGATGGAGATCGTCATCTCCGTGCGTCCCGAGGAGCTGTCGATTCAGGAGGACGGTCTGCCGTGCAAGGTGCGGACGAAGGTCTTCCTCGGCAAATACATCAACTACAGTCTGGACTTTGACAGCGAGATGATCCTGCCCAATCAGGCATCACTCGAATTCTCGCAGGATCTCGGCCACGCGACGCAGCAGCTCGAGGTCGGGGACACGGTGCATCTGCGCCCGAACGCGCGCAAGGTCAACATCTTTACGGCGGACGGCTCGCGCAATATCCTGAAGGATGTGGTGCGCTATGAATAA
- a CDS encoding ABC transporter permease — FLIYPLFSLFSSAFQDAITGEFTLEHFTHFFERKYYYQSMINSFSVTACVTVLAIIIGTALAYFMTLYRVRFKSALEICIIISLLSPPFIGAYSWILIGGRSGILTQWLQNTFQYEFPSIYGFTGILLVLTLKLYPFIYLYAAGAMKNIDAALIEAAESLGCSGVRKVVTVIVPLITPTILAGALMVFMNAMADFGTPMLIGEGFNVMPVMIYSEFINEVGDQANFAAAMAAIMVVITSTIFLLQKYVVSRKSFTMSSLRPIEVKEMKGTGNIVMHVLIYLLVAVSMIPQLVVIYTSFLETRGAVFTGGYSLDSYTTIFSSLGTAISNTYLFSTAAILAIVFLGMTVAYLTTRRKSVLTDIIDTLTMFPYIIPGSVLGITLLLAFNEEPMLLSGTALIIIISLVIRRLPYTLRSSSAILYQISPSIEEASISLGASPLKTFFKVTAIMMLPGVMSGAILSWITAINELSSSVILFTGATKTMSVAIYTEVIRASYGTAAALSTILTLTTIVAMVTFFKVSGSKDVTL; from the coding sequence CTTCCTGATCTATCCGCTCTTCTCCCTCTTTTCCTCCGCATTTCAGGATGCAATCACAGGCGAATTCACGCTCGAACACTTCACGCATTTCTTTGAGCGGAAATACTACTACCAGTCGATGATCAACAGTTTCAGTGTGACGGCGTGCGTGACCGTGCTCGCCATCATCATCGGCACGGCGCTCGCGTACTTTATGACGCTCTACCGCGTACGGTTCAAGAGCGCACTCGAGATCTGCATCATCATCTCCCTGCTCTCGCCGCCGTTCATCGGCGCGTACTCGTGGATTCTCATCGGCGGGCGCAGCGGGATTCTGACACAGTGGCTGCAAAACACGTTTCAGTACGAGTTTCCGTCCATCTACGGATTCACGGGCATCCTGCTCGTGCTGACGCTCAAGCTCTATCCGTTCATCTACCTCTATGCGGCGGGCGCGATGAAGAACATCGACGCCGCGCTCATTGAGGCGGCGGAGAGCCTTGGGTGCAGCGGTGTCCGCAAGGTGGTGACGGTCATTGTGCCGCTCATCACGCCGACGATCCTTGCGGGTGCGCTCATGGTCTTTATGAACGCAATGGCAGACTTCGGTACGCCGATGCTGATCGGCGAGGGCTTCAACGTCATGCCGGTCATGATCTATTCGGAGTTCATCAACGAGGTCGGCGATCAGGCGAATTTCGCAGCAGCGATGGCGGCGATCATGGTCGTCATCACCTCGACGATCTTCCTCCTTCAAAAGTATGTTGTGAGCCGTAAGTCCTTTACCATGAGCTCACTGCGTCCCATCGAGGTCAAGGAGATGAAGGGCACGGGCAACATCGTCATGCACGTCCTCATCTACCTCTTGGTTGCAGTCTCGATGATCCCGCAGCTCGTCGTCATCTACACCTCCTTCCTTGAAACGCGGGGTGCAGTCTTCACGGGCGGCTATTCGCTCGACAGCTATACGACGATCTTCAGCAGCCTCGGTACGGCGATCTCGAACACCTACCTGTTCAGCACGGCGGCGATCCTTGCCATCGTCTTCCTCGGTATGACGGTCGCCTATCTCACAACGCGGCGCAAGAGCGTGCTCACAGACATCATTGACACCCTCACGATGTTCCCGTACATCATCCCCGGCTCCGTGCTCGGTATCACGCTCCTCCTCGCGTTCAACGAGGAGCCGATGCTGCTCTCGGGCACGGCGCTCATCATCATCATCTCGCTCGTCATCCGTCGTCTGCCCTATACGCTGCGCTCGAGCTCGGCGATCCTCTATCAGATCAGCCCGAGCATCGAGGAGGCGTCGATCAGCCTCGGCGCATCGCCGCTCAAGACCTTCTTCAAGGTGACGGCGATCATGATGCTGCCCGGCGTCATGAGCGGGGCGATCCTCTCGTGGATTACGGCGATCAACGAACTCAGCTCCTCGGTCATCCTCTTTACGGGTGCGACGAAGACCATGTCCGTTGCAATCTACACGGAGGTCATCCGTGCGAGTTACGGCACGGCGGCGGCGCTCTCAACCATCCTCACGCTCACGACGATTGTCGCGATGGTGACCTTCTTCAAGGTCTCTGGCAGCAAGGATGTAACGCTTTAG
- a CDS encoding ABC transporter substrate-binding protein, with protein sequence MKFKKILAVMAASLMLGGALTGCGGGEKQAASDDNSLVIYCPHPLTFINPLVEEFEKQSGVKVEVIAAGTGELLKRVESEKANPLGDIFWGGSLNTMKPKADLFENYTSKNEDHIQAAFKNTEGPMTRFTDIPSVIMINTNLLGDVKVEGYEDLLNPALKGKIAFADPSKSSSSYEHLINMLYAMGNGDPDKGWDYVEKLCRNLDGKLLSGSSAVYKGVADGEYAVGLTFEEGGAKYVADGAPVKLVYMKEGVISKPDGIYIIKNAKHMENAKKFIDFITSKEAQSIITSSLHRRSVRDDVDPPVGLLPKDQIKIIDDEEQVVEKNKKAWLDKFKDIFTSVQ encoded by the coding sequence ATGAAGTTCAAGAAAATCCTTGCCGTCATGGCAGCATCGCTGATGCTGGGCGGCGCCCTCACCGGCTGCGGCGGGGGAGAAAAACAGGCGGCGTCGGATGACAACTCGCTCGTCATCTATTGCCCGCATCCGCTGACGTTCATCAACCCCCTTGTCGAGGAGTTTGAGAAGCAGAGCGGTGTGAAGGTCGAGGTCATTGCAGCGGGCACGGGCGAACTCCTCAAGCGCGTCGAGTCCGAGAAGGCGAACCCCCTCGGCGATATCTTTTGGGGCGGATCGCTGAACACAATGAAGCCGAAGGCAGATCTCTTCGAGAACTACACCTCGAAGAACGAGGATCACATTCAGGCTGCGTTCAAGAACACCGAGGGGCCGATGACGCGCTTCACGGACATTCCGAGCGTCATCATGATCAACACGAATCTCCTCGGCGATGTGAAGGTTGAGGGCTATGAGGATCTGCTGAACCCTGCACTCAAGGGCAAGATTGCATTTGCCGATCCGTCGAAGTCCTCCTCGTCCTACGAGCATCTCATCAATATGCTCTATGCAATGGGGAACGGCGACCCCGACAAGGGCTGGGACTATGTGGAAAAGCTCTGCCGAAATCTTGACGGCAAGCTGCTCTCCGGCTCCTCTGCGGTCTACAAGGGCGTTGCAGACGGTGAGTATGCGGTCGGCCTGACCTTTGAAGAGGGCGGCGCGAAGTACGTTGCGGACGGCGCGCCCGTGAAGCTCGTCTACATGAAGGAAGGTGTCATCTCCAAGCCGGACGGCATCTACATCATCAAGAACGCAAAGCATATGGAGAATGCGAAGAAGTTCATCGACTTCATCACGAGCAAGGAAGCGCAGAGCATCATTACGTCATCGCTCCATCGCCGCTCCGTGCGCGATGACGTGGATCCGCCCGTCGGTCTCCTGCCGAAGGATCAGATCAAGATCATCGACGACGAGGAGCAGGTTGTCGAGAAGAACAAGAAGGCATGGCTCGACAAGTTCAAGGACATCTTCACGAGCGTGCAGTAA
- a CDS encoding sensor histidine kinase → MRRFQDEVRSELLKYALLPGLLIAFICTALAALYWERNVAARTADEARMAGEVFTELTHDYEAHAAAIALHGIGQLHADGEERRHFFENLYAELNPHGTLPEFFLLDGGRQLLFQTRAHLPSYLAPPTRDWGVLARMDAAEGCVQEFVPQSDRDWDYVVGQAIRVPQTGDTEGYAVFVMPAQELAKRLQTGEKMHVVIADHAGRAPFSTMTIFRDPVFHKIVPELRGAQGLVEVDGQQFYVTQEEVLDGAFTVYAILPVGSRIAQFATGAAILLAVLLLMIPFIFFRVRREMAEKTRAMDEIVDAFRAVRHGHLDRELVIRTGNEFEEIAGEYNRMVRSLVQLMEENEEKARVSVISEVRQLESQFNPHFLFNTLENIKFMTKLDPDAAMRMITALSALLRYSIDSRVQRVTLAEDIRHLGSYIEIQRQRFGARLDYRQEIAEEAEACLVPKLLLQPVVENAIHYGADGEGEIHIRTQISVTDGQLRIVIEDAGAGMDEETLHRLRTMMTRGENRSVHTGIYNIHRRIQLLYGMEYGMEISRRTEGGTRVAMVLPADDGKGAE, encoded by the coding sequence ATGCGGCGTTTTCAAGATGAAGTGCGCAGTGAACTCCTCAAATATGCGCTCCTGCCGGGGCTGCTCATCGCATTCATCTGTACGGCGCTCGCCGCGCTCTATTGGGAGCGGAATGTCGCAGCGCGGACGGCGGATGAGGCACGTATGGCGGGGGAGGTCTTTACGGAGCTGACCCATGACTATGAGGCGCACGCGGCGGCAATCGCGCTGCATGGTATCGGACAGCTGCATGCGGATGGAGAAGAACGCCGCCATTTTTTTGAAAATCTGTATGCGGAGCTGAATCCGCATGGGACGTTGCCCGAGTTCTTCCTGCTTGACGGCGGGCGGCAGCTCCTTTTTCAGACGCGCGCGCATCTTCCTAGCTATCTTGCGCCGCCCACGCGGGACTGGGGCGTTCTTGCACGTATGGATGCGGCAGAGGGCTGCGTGCAGGAATTCGTCCCGCAGAGCGACCGCGACTGGGACTATGTGGTCGGGCAGGCGATTCGCGTGCCACAGACGGGAGACACGGAGGGCTATGCCGTCTTCGTTATGCCTGCACAAGAACTCGCAAAGCGCCTTCAAACGGGAGAGAAGATGCATGTTGTCATTGCGGATCACGCGGGACGCGCGCCGTTCTCTACCATGACGATCTTCCGCGATCCCGTATTCCACAAAATCGTGCCGGAACTCAGAGGGGCGCAGGGGCTTGTCGAGGTGGACGGGCAGCAGTTCTACGTGACGCAGGAGGAGGTACTGGACGGGGCGTTCACCGTCTATGCGATCCTGCCCGTCGGCAGCCGCATTGCGCAGTTTGCAACGGGCGCCGCGATTCTCCTTGCGGTGCTCCTCCTCATGATTCCGTTCATCTTCTTCCGCGTGCGGCGCGAGATGGCGGAGAAGACGCGCGCGATGGATGAGATCGTCGACGCGTTCCGTGCCGTACGGCACGGGCATCTGGATCGCGAACTCGTCATTCGGACAGGCAACGAGTTCGAGGAGATCGCAGGCGAGTACAACCGCATGGTGCGGAGCCTCGTGCAGCTCATGGAGGAAAATGAGGAAAAGGCGCGCGTGAGCGTCATTTCGGAGGTGCGCCAGCTCGAGTCTCAGTTCAATCCGCACTTTCTCTTCAACACGCTTGAGAATATTAAGTTTATGACAAAGCTCGACCCCGACGCGGCAATGCGTATGATTACGGCGCTCTCCGCGCTTCTGCGCTACAGCATCGACAGCCGCGTGCAGCGTGTGACGCTCGCAGAGGATATCCGTCACCTCGGCAGCTACATCGAGATTCAGCGGCAGCGCTTCGGTGCGCGTCTGGACTATCGGCAGGAGATTGCGGAGGAGGCAGAGGCGTGTCTTGTGCCGAAACTCCTCCTGCAGCCCGTCGTGGAGAATGCCATCCACTACGGCGCGGATGGAGAGGGGGAGATTCACATTCGCACGCAGATCAGCGTTACAGATGGACAGCTCCGTATTGTCATCGAGGATGCGGGAGCGGGCATGGATGAGGAGACGCTGCACCGTCTGCGCACGATGATGACGCGCGGGGAGAATCGCTCTGTGCACACGGGGATCTACAATATTCATCGCCGCATTCAGCTGCTCTATGGAATGGAGTACGGTATGGAAATCTCGCGGCGAACAGAGGGCGGCACGCGCGTTGCAATGGTGCTTCCTGCGGACGATGGAAAGGGGGCTGAGTGA